The Bacillus sp. DX3.1 genome segment TCACCAAGTATGAAAAGTGCTAATAAAATCATTAAAGCTTTACGTAAACTAACAGGTAAAAACGTTAACAACACAGATTTTTGGACATAATGAGGGCTACTAAACAAAGTAGTCCTTCTTGTTAATTCAGTTGCCCAAAATCTATATTATAGACCAAACTAGCAATCCTTTAGAACTACAGAACTTCTTTTAATAAAAATGTACGGACATACACATTATATTTTATCCCATAACTCTCTAACCTCTGTTCACGATAATCTGATATTGTAAAAAATAAAATGTTAGGTATTATATCTCTTTGTTTTTTATATAACTTTGCAATTAAACCATAATATTTTATCTTTTCTTCATTTGTCTTCATGTGTTGAAGCCTATCAATCTCAACAAAATGTGGTACTTGATCTACTACATAATAAGCATCTGGTACAATTATTTTTTCTTCATTCTGGTATCTAAATTTTATAACTTGCTCTGTTTTCCAATCGGGAAATCCAAGCCACATCCAAGCTTCATTTCTTAAAAGTATATGTTCAAGTTGGTGTTTCTTTTTTCGTTCATCGGGTTCTAATCCTAGCAAGGCAGCACCTTTTTTGTTGAGATAATATACATACTCCCGATTATGCGAAGTGACATGACAATATTGCCGTAGATCCTTCAAAACACGATTTGCATTTCGAATACTACCTAGAGTATGAATTGCTTGCAATTGCCTCCTAGAAGCAAATTCTAGCTTATTTAAACTCGATAAAATCTCGATCTGTCTGGCTTTCTGTTTGAGCTTCTGGTGCCTCATTTTGTTTCACCACCTTGTATTGCTTCAGTAACTTCCACATGTCTGTATCCTTTAAATAAGGTACCTGAAT includes the following:
- a CDS encoding replication-relaxation family protein, encoding MRHQKLKQKARQIEILSSLNKLEFASRRQLQAIHTLGSIRNANRVLKDLRQYCHVTSHNREYVYYLNKKGAALLGLEPDERKKKHQLEHILLRNEAWMWLGFPDWKTEQVIKFRYQNEEKIIVPDAYYVVDQVPHFVEIDRLQHMKTNEEKIKYYGLIAKLYKKQRDIIPNILFFTISDYREQRLESYGIKYNVYVRTFLLKEVL